The segment AAATATGCATCTGGACGACTGGCTGCTATTGCAAAGCAAAAATGATTCGCGACGGTCGTTAATATCGGTGCTTTGGAAGAGTATGTTAGCTAGCGGTGCCACAGCCTCTTTCACTCCGGATTTGACTGCGGATCTCAGCATCATTGTTGCTTTGCTGATATCCTTCTTTGTCACTTTACCTTCAATATACATCATTCCGAGCCTATAATAGATGCCATCGTTTCCTAAAGCCTCCAATGACTTGCATAAATCAAAGGCGCGTGCCCTTTCAGTTTGGCTTTTGCTTGAATATAGCTCATCAATCAACAGAACAGATGCATCCTGATTTCCGGATTTTGATGCCTGCTCCAATAAATCTATAGCTTTTTTTCTGTCACTGGGAACAATGTTTCCTGTAAGATACCACTCCGCAAGCATAAGCTGGAAAGCGGGCCTACCTTCCCGCGCTAGTTCCGTGCAGATTTCTGCCGCTTTCAATCTGCTTTCCTGATTCCCTGATGCATATGCATTGATTAAAGACAGAAAAGACGACTCATCATCGATATCGTCGATCGCTGAAAGAACAGAATTATCACTCATGCCCAACAACCTCAAGCATTTCTCCATTATTTAAGTGCCACTTTAGTGCTATGCGCGAATTTTAAGTGAAAATACACGTCTTATCAAGGACTACTTATTTCATACGTGATTCGGAAGTTGTTAATATAACATATCCTTGCCGTCAGATATGGACAGAGGAAAATTGTCGATAGGGCCTGCGAGAACTCGCGAAGAAAATGGAAGAGTGATACAGGAGGTCGACATTACCATAGCTGTTCCAGGTGAGGATACCCAGACCAAGACGCTGTTCTACAGCGTGCAGGCCGAATATGGATACGGCCTGTGCTCAGATCTCTCGGACGCTTATGTGATAGCGTCGCTCATCTACTGCATGAAAAGAGGGCTGGACATCGTGGCAGAATCCCCCATGAGCAGCCATCTCTACCACAACGTGACCGAGTACCTGATTCCCTCCCTTGTCTATACCGACAGCCGCCTCGAAGCAATCAAGATCCATGCCCCTATAACGAAGGACTCGAAGGTACGCGCCGGGAAGCACGTGGGCACGGGCATGTCGTGCGGCGTGGACTCCATGCATGCGCTCTGGCACTATCTTGACTACGAAGACAAGAGCCGCAGGCTGACCCACCTGTGCATAGCCAACGTCGGTGCCTTCAATGGCCTTTATGGCAGTAAAAATAGTATTAAAAAAGTTAAAGATATGGCATATGAACGCGCCAGAACGGTATCCGAGGACATCAAACTTCCTCTGATCGAAATCGAATGCAACATACAGAGCGTGTTAAGACAGGGCCATAGGCTGACCCATACATACACGGATCTGTTCTCCATATTGATGCTGAGGTATTTCTGGAGGACCTATTACTACGCATCGGTGGGCGACGGAAAGCTTGCGCTCGAGCTGGAAAACAACAGCAAGCACGATTCTGGATACTATGAGATGTTCTTGCTGCCTTTGGTGTCCGACGGAAAGCTGGACATCATGTCCGAAGGATTCATCTCCAACCGCTTCCAGAAACTCAAAGACATAAAAGACGCCCCGTACGCCCAGAAATACCTCTACTCCTGCGTGAAAAAGAGCGAGAACTGCGGCGTATGCTCAAAATGCCTCAGAAACCTTTGGAATCTGGATGCACTCGGATGCCTCGATTCGTTCCGCGATGCTTACGATATCGACGCTTACCTGAAAAGACGCAAAACAAACATGTTCATTCTGGCCAATCAATCCGGAAAGAATGATTTCGTCGAGGACGCGATCGGCGTATTCGCCGGCAACAAGGATCCAGATTACCTTTATGCCCTGAAAAGATTGAAAAATCTTGAAACCGCAGTATCCGATTACGAAAAAGGCAAGAATCTGAAAAGATGCTTCAGGATATTCAAATATAACAGGCGTTACAGCACTCTGGCCTACGTATACTACGGCAAATCGCTGTTGGAAGGGAAGGGAACCGCCGCAGACGAAGAGCTAGGAAGGAAGGTCATGGAATCCGAGAGAGTCAGAAAATACCTGATGAAACACCCTGACCTCGCCCCACATGATGCCTGAGTAGGTATGCAACTCTGGTCACGACAGAAAAAATCGAATAAGCCGTTCGTCGAGAATGCCGCCCGCGTCTTCTCAAGCAACAGCAATCCAGACTACCTAAGCGTCTTGGGCAAGATAGATGCGCTCAGAAACGCCGTATGCTACGACGAAAAGGCGAGAACATAGAGCATTGTTAGAGACTTTCTCAAAACAAATGTCTCGACAAATGGCCTTCTATTGTTAGACAAAGAGAGATTTGAGAACAAAGGGACCGACACCTACAAAAAACTCGTGAAATAGATCATCAGTTCCGCTCAGGTCAAAGCATAGTTGAGGAAACGTCGTCTAACCAGTATAACAATTAGAGCTGCATCCGACTATCCTTAAGCCTCAGAAAGCACCAAATCATCATAACAAATGCGAGACCTATTGCGGAAGTCAATGGACCAAAGCATCATACAAGAAAGCCAGACCCAATTCCAGACGCTCCTCAATGCGCTGGAAATGCGACCCGGGGCCGATCGACACTTCCGTCTCGCATCCCCTGGATCTGAGAATATGCGCCGTCTCTTCCGTGCGTTCCCTGACAGTGCGGAGTATGGCGCATCCGGAACGTTCCTCCCTGTCTCCCAGAGAAAGGAAGGCCTTTTTCCCTTCGCCGCTGAAATCCAAGTCTCTGAGATACTCGACCCAGCCTTCGTACCACAGGGAACCGGACATCGATGAGACAGCGGAGAACATGTCGCCATGGGTGAAAGCATACAGCGAGAACAGCCCTCCGAGAGAATATCCGGCAATCCCATATGCCGGCGGAGACAAGCCGTGAATCTCCACCTCTTCAGGTATAATCTCTTCGACGAGCCGCCTCAGAGTCTCGTCTGCATTGCCGCCGAAATCGGGATCCCCTGCACGCAGACCGGGGGCCTTCCAAGGCGTCAGGGCATCGTTCCAATCGTCGTACCTTATGTCGATGACGTTGGCATTATGGGGCGCCGCAGATGCTATGTCGAACGGATGGCCGGCCATGTCGATGAAAATGATGCATGGCGCGAGATCGTCCC is part of the Candidatus Methanomethylophilaceae archaeon genome and harbors:
- a CDS encoding SEL1-like repeat protein codes for the protein MSDNSVLSAIDDIDDESSFLSLINAYASGNQESRLKAAEICTELAREGRPAFQLMLAEWYLTGNIVPSDRKKAIDLLEQASKSGNQDASVLLIDELYSSKSQTERARAFDLCKSLEALGNDGIYYRLGMMYIEGKVTKKDISKATMMLRSAVKSGVKEAVAPLANILFQSTDINDRRESFLLCNSSQSSRCIFLLSEFYFDGDVVPRDLYKSYELFEKSMFLGKRIPWQVEYIFRLRKAIKSGASDKKMMLNLYYYVLEKRGSWIGISSKISAIPSFPHGILSIFISDSAVIGKKCTIYQQVTIGSNKTKGHKRYGAPKIGDGVFIGAGAVLVGNIVIGNNCKIAAGATVAKDLSDGTTVVPLNRTIEYKES